From the Musa acuminata AAA Group cultivar baxijiao chromosome BXJ3-7, Cavendish_Baxijiao_AAA, whole genome shotgun sequence genome, one window contains:
- the LOC135642353 gene encoding putative leucine-rich repeat receptor-like protein kinase At2g19210 isoform X1, whose amino-acid sequence MAFWFFLLLPIASLSTVHAQLPTTDGYVSIDCGISSNTNYTDETTNIPYVSDDGFIDTGTDHTIASNYVDSSLEKQLQNLRSFPNGSRNCYALTVTPEQKYLVRASFMYGNYDGLNGASPSNPLLFDLHLGVNLWTTVNITKASDVHRAEVIFVASADSASVCLVKTGSATPFISALELRPLKNTIYSYANATQNLVLFLRINLAPTTNHLLRYPFDRYDRIWLPFVSTVGWSSISTTLTVNNYVNDLFEAPSAVMQTAAVPVNASMLKFYWDFVDSGAPVNEFYANLHFSELLPNTSRAFDVYINGEKWYANFTPTYLMSDAIYSTTPLTPSLRYNWALNSSGLSTLPPILNALEVYAPMFFKNTPTESDDVDAIINVREQYQLKRNWMGDPCSPKEYAWDGLKCSYDLNPPRITDVNLSASALTGPISSSFAKLTAIKYLDLSYNNLTGSLPDVLGNLASLQVLNLAGNNLSGPIPASLLKRSQQGLLILRTEGNQNLCASGNSCEIKTDTESKKKKIATPIIVIICLVPAVLFLVAIFIFCRMRKSKGSANILVQPEKERLSNLVKGHQDNLLQLDNRQFTYTEVLRITNNFGRTLGKGGFGTVYHGYLEDGTQVAVKTRSQSSSQGTKEFLAEVQHLIRIHHKSLVSLVGYCMDGDHLALVYEYMSQGTLLDYIRGKPRNASAFSWGKRLQIAIEAAQGLEYLHKGCKPPLIHRDVKTANILLSEQLEAKIADFGLSKAIQNDVTNVPTAVVGTPGYLDPDYYISGQLSEKSDVYGFGVILLELITAEPPILIGRQNAHIVQRVRERLANGNIEDVIDSKLQGEYDVNSVWKVADIAFRCTAQASHQRPTMTEVVAELKESLALECPRDTMGNSNIYPETNEVSQNSAMEIERFVEFSPSAR is encoded by the exons ATGGCCTTTTGGTTCTTCCTTCTTCTGCCGATCGCGTCTCTGAGCACAGTTCACGCACAGCTGCCTACTACTGACG GATACGTAAGTATCGACTGTGGCATCAGCAGCAACACAAATTACACCGACGAAACCACCAACATACCATACGTATCAGACGACGGGTTCATCGACACAGGGACGGACCACACCATCGCCTCCAACTACGTAGACTCCTCGCTCGAGAAACAACTACAGAATCTTCGAAGCTTTCCAAATGGATCTCGGAATTGCTACGCACTGACGGTGACGCCGGAGCAGAAGTACTTGGTGAGAGCCTCCTTCATGTACGGGAACTACGACGGCCTGAACGGAGCGAGCCCCAGCAATCCCCTCCTCTTCGACCTTCACCTTGGCGTCAACCTTTGGACGACCGTCAACATCACCAAGGCATCCGATGTTCATCGGGCAGAGGTCATTTTTGTTGCTTCTGCTGATTCCGCATCGGTCTGCTTGGTAAAGACTGGCTCTGCAACTCCCTTCATATCTGCACTGGAGCTACGGCCGCTCAAGAACACCATCTATTCTTACGCCAATGCTACGCAAAATCTGGTCCTGTTCTTGCGAATTAACCTGGCACCGACCACGAATCACTTGTTGAG ATATCCGTTCGACCGCTACGATCGCATCTGGCTGCCCTTCGTTTCTACGGTCGGTTGGTCCTCCATATCGACCACCCTCACTGTAAATAACTACGTCAATGATCTATTCGAGGCTCCGTCGGCTGTGATGCAAACGGCGGCAGTGCCCGTTAACGCCAGCATGTTGAAATTCTACTGGGACTTTGTGGATTCGGGCGCCCCCGTTAACGAGTTCTACGCCAACCTCCACTTCTCGGAGCTTCTCCCGAACACCTCGAGGGCGTTCGACGTTTACATTAATGGCGAGAAGTGGTACGCTAACTTCACCCCGACCTACCTCATGTCCGATGCCATATACAGCACCACCCCCCTGACTCCCAGTCTGCGGTATAATTGGGCTCTCAACTCCTCGGGCCTGTCCACGCTTCCTCCAATCCTCAACGCGCTCGAAGTCTACGCGCCGATGTTTTTCAAGAACACGCCGACCGAGTCTGACGACG TTGATGCCATTATCAATGTCAGGGAACAATATCAACTGAAGAGAAACTGGATGGGTGATCCATGTTCCCCAAAAGAATATGCTTGGGATGGCTTGAAGTGCAGCTATGATCTCAATCCACCAAGGATCACAGATGT AAACCTCTCGGCAAGTGCATTGACTGGCCCTATTTCCTCTTCTTTTGCCAAGCTCACAGCAATCAAGTACCT TGACTTGTCATATAACAACCTAACAGGATCCTTGCCAGATGTTCTGGGAAATTTGGCTTCGCTTCAAGTCCT GAATTTGGCAGGCAACAATCTTTCTGGGCCAATTCCTGCTTCTCTACTAAAAAGATCACAGCAAGGGTTGCTGATACTTAG AACTGAAGGCAATCAAAATTTATGCGCCAGTGGAAATTCATGTGAGATAAAGACGGACACAGaatcaaaaaagaagaagattgcaACACCTATTATCGTGATTATTTGTCTAGTTCCTGCGGTGCTATTTCTTGTGGCTATATTTATCTTCTGTCGAATGAGAAAATCAAAAG GGTCAGCAAATATCTTGGTGCAGCCAGAGAAGGAAAGATTGTCCAACTTAGTAAAGGGTCATCAAGATAATCTTTTGCAACTTGATAATCGACAGTTTACGTACACGGAGGTGTTGAGAATAACCAACAACTTTGGAAGAACTCTTGGCAAGGGTGGATTTGGTACTGTGTACCATGGATATTTGGAAGATGGTACTCAAGTCGCAGTCAAGACACGCTCTCAATCATCTTCGCAGGGAACCAAAGAGTTTCTAGCTGAG GTGCAGCACCTGATAAGGATTCATCACAAAAGTCTAGTTTCTTTGGTTGGCTACTGCATGGATGGAGATCATCTGGCTCTTGTCTACGAGTACatgtctcaaggaacactgctggaTTATATTAGAG GTAAACCTCGCAATGCCAGTGCTTTTAGTTGGGGAAAACGTCTCCAGATCGCAATTGAAGCTGCACAAG GTCTAGAATATTTGCACAAGGGATGCAAACCACCACTAATACATAGGGATGTGAAGACTGCAAATATCCTTTTGAGTGAACAGCTAGAGGCAAAGATTGCAGATTTTGGACTGTCCAAGGCTATCCAAAATGATGTTACTAATGTGCCCACGGCAGTGGTTGGCACACCCGGATACCTTGATCCAGA TTATTACATCTCCGGCCAACTCAGTGAGAAGAGTGACGTGTACGGATTTGGGGTGATCCTGTTGGAGCTCATCACAGCTGAGCCGCCAATTCTTATAGGCAGACAGAATGCTCATATAGTTCAACGGGTGCGCGAAAGGCTTGCCAACGGGAATATCGAGGATGTCATCGATTCCAAGCTGCAGGGGGAGTACGACGTGAATTCGGTGTGGAAGGTTGCTGATATAGCATTTAGGTGCACGGCACAAGCCTCCCACCAGAGACCCACCATGACGGAAGTTGTAGCGGAGCTGAAGGAGAGCTTGGCACTGGAATGTCCTCGTGATACCATGGGCAATAGTAACATCTACCCAGAAACCAACGAGGTGAGCCAGAATAGCGCTATGGAAATAGAACGATTTGTGGAGTTCTCTCCATCAGCAAGATAG
- the LOC135642353 gene encoding putative leucine-rich repeat receptor-like protein kinase At2g19210 isoform X2, whose protein sequence is MAFWFFLLLPIASLSTVHAQLPTTDGYVSIDCGISSNTNYTDETTNIPYVSDDGFIDTGTDHTIASNYVDSSLEKQLQNLRSFPNGSRNCYALTVTPEQKYLVRASFMYGNYDGLNGASPSNPLLFDLHLGVNLWTTVNITKASDVHRAEVIFVASADSASVCLVKTGSATPFISALELRPLKNTIYSYANATQNLVLFLRINLAPTTNHLLRYPFDRYDRIWLPFVSTVGWSSISTTLTVNNYVNDLFEAPSAVMQTAAVPVNASMLKFYWDFVDSGAPVNEFYANLHFSELLPNTSRAFDVYINGEKWYANFTPTYLMSDAIYSTTPLTPSLRYNWALNSSGLSTLPPILNALEVYAPMFFKNTPTESDDVDAIINVREQYQLKRNWMGDPCSPKEYAWDGLKCSYDLNPPRITDVNLSASALTGPISSSFAKLTAIKYLDLSYNNLTGSLPDVLGNLASLQVLNLAGNNLSGPIPASLLKRSQQGLLILRTEGNQNLCASGNSCEIKTDTESKKKKIATPIIVIICLVPAVLFLVAIFIFCRMRKSKANILVQPEKERLSNLVKGHQDNLLQLDNRQFTYTEVLRITNNFGRTLGKGGFGTVYHGYLEDGTQVAVKTRSQSSSQGTKEFLAEVQHLIRIHHKSLVSLVGYCMDGDHLALVYEYMSQGTLLDYIRGKPRNASAFSWGKRLQIAIEAAQGLEYLHKGCKPPLIHRDVKTANILLSEQLEAKIADFGLSKAIQNDVTNVPTAVVGTPGYLDPDYYISGQLSEKSDVYGFGVILLELITAEPPILIGRQNAHIVQRVRERLANGNIEDVIDSKLQGEYDVNSVWKVADIAFRCTAQASHQRPTMTEVVAELKESLALECPRDTMGNSNIYPETNEVSQNSAMEIERFVEFSPSAR, encoded by the exons ATGGCCTTTTGGTTCTTCCTTCTTCTGCCGATCGCGTCTCTGAGCACAGTTCACGCACAGCTGCCTACTACTGACG GATACGTAAGTATCGACTGTGGCATCAGCAGCAACACAAATTACACCGACGAAACCACCAACATACCATACGTATCAGACGACGGGTTCATCGACACAGGGACGGACCACACCATCGCCTCCAACTACGTAGACTCCTCGCTCGAGAAACAACTACAGAATCTTCGAAGCTTTCCAAATGGATCTCGGAATTGCTACGCACTGACGGTGACGCCGGAGCAGAAGTACTTGGTGAGAGCCTCCTTCATGTACGGGAACTACGACGGCCTGAACGGAGCGAGCCCCAGCAATCCCCTCCTCTTCGACCTTCACCTTGGCGTCAACCTTTGGACGACCGTCAACATCACCAAGGCATCCGATGTTCATCGGGCAGAGGTCATTTTTGTTGCTTCTGCTGATTCCGCATCGGTCTGCTTGGTAAAGACTGGCTCTGCAACTCCCTTCATATCTGCACTGGAGCTACGGCCGCTCAAGAACACCATCTATTCTTACGCCAATGCTACGCAAAATCTGGTCCTGTTCTTGCGAATTAACCTGGCACCGACCACGAATCACTTGTTGAG ATATCCGTTCGACCGCTACGATCGCATCTGGCTGCCCTTCGTTTCTACGGTCGGTTGGTCCTCCATATCGACCACCCTCACTGTAAATAACTACGTCAATGATCTATTCGAGGCTCCGTCGGCTGTGATGCAAACGGCGGCAGTGCCCGTTAACGCCAGCATGTTGAAATTCTACTGGGACTTTGTGGATTCGGGCGCCCCCGTTAACGAGTTCTACGCCAACCTCCACTTCTCGGAGCTTCTCCCGAACACCTCGAGGGCGTTCGACGTTTACATTAATGGCGAGAAGTGGTACGCTAACTTCACCCCGACCTACCTCATGTCCGATGCCATATACAGCACCACCCCCCTGACTCCCAGTCTGCGGTATAATTGGGCTCTCAACTCCTCGGGCCTGTCCACGCTTCCTCCAATCCTCAACGCGCTCGAAGTCTACGCGCCGATGTTTTTCAAGAACACGCCGACCGAGTCTGACGACG TTGATGCCATTATCAATGTCAGGGAACAATATCAACTGAAGAGAAACTGGATGGGTGATCCATGTTCCCCAAAAGAATATGCTTGGGATGGCTTGAAGTGCAGCTATGATCTCAATCCACCAAGGATCACAGATGT AAACCTCTCGGCAAGTGCATTGACTGGCCCTATTTCCTCTTCTTTTGCCAAGCTCACAGCAATCAAGTACCT TGACTTGTCATATAACAACCTAACAGGATCCTTGCCAGATGTTCTGGGAAATTTGGCTTCGCTTCAAGTCCT GAATTTGGCAGGCAACAATCTTTCTGGGCCAATTCCTGCTTCTCTACTAAAAAGATCACAGCAAGGGTTGCTGATACTTAG AACTGAAGGCAATCAAAATTTATGCGCCAGTGGAAATTCATGTGAGATAAAGACGGACACAGaatcaaaaaagaagaagattgcaACACCTATTATCGTGATTATTTGTCTAGTTCCTGCGGTGCTATTTCTTGTGGCTATATTTATCTTCTGTCGAATGAGAAAATCAAAAG CAAATATCTTGGTGCAGCCAGAGAAGGAAAGATTGTCCAACTTAGTAAAGGGTCATCAAGATAATCTTTTGCAACTTGATAATCGACAGTTTACGTACACGGAGGTGTTGAGAATAACCAACAACTTTGGAAGAACTCTTGGCAAGGGTGGATTTGGTACTGTGTACCATGGATATTTGGAAGATGGTACTCAAGTCGCAGTCAAGACACGCTCTCAATCATCTTCGCAGGGAACCAAAGAGTTTCTAGCTGAG GTGCAGCACCTGATAAGGATTCATCACAAAAGTCTAGTTTCTTTGGTTGGCTACTGCATGGATGGAGATCATCTGGCTCTTGTCTACGAGTACatgtctcaaggaacactgctggaTTATATTAGAG GTAAACCTCGCAATGCCAGTGCTTTTAGTTGGGGAAAACGTCTCCAGATCGCAATTGAAGCTGCACAAG GTCTAGAATATTTGCACAAGGGATGCAAACCACCACTAATACATAGGGATGTGAAGACTGCAAATATCCTTTTGAGTGAACAGCTAGAGGCAAAGATTGCAGATTTTGGACTGTCCAAGGCTATCCAAAATGATGTTACTAATGTGCCCACGGCAGTGGTTGGCACACCCGGATACCTTGATCCAGA TTATTACATCTCCGGCCAACTCAGTGAGAAGAGTGACGTGTACGGATTTGGGGTGATCCTGTTGGAGCTCATCACAGCTGAGCCGCCAATTCTTATAGGCAGACAGAATGCTCATATAGTTCAACGGGTGCGCGAAAGGCTTGCCAACGGGAATATCGAGGATGTCATCGATTCCAAGCTGCAGGGGGAGTACGACGTGAATTCGGTGTGGAAGGTTGCTGATATAGCATTTAGGTGCACGGCACAAGCCTCCCACCAGAGACCCACCATGACGGAAGTTGTAGCGGAGCTGAAGGAGAGCTTGGCACTGGAATGTCCTCGTGATACCATGGGCAATAGTAACATCTACCCAGAAACCAACGAGGTGAGCCAGAATAGCGCTATGGAAATAGAACGATTTGTGGAGTTCTCTCCATCAGCAAGATAG